In Streptomyces sp. NBC_00091, the following proteins share a genomic window:
- a CDS encoding RNA helicase yields MTEELSPAERYAAARIRAAEEASALAPFREMYEFDLDPYQVEACKALEAGKGVLVAAPTGSGKTIVGEFAVHLALQQGRKCFYTTPIKALSNQKYADLVKRYGAAKVGLLTGDNSVNGDAPVVVMTTEVLRNMLYAGSQALGGLGYVVMDEVHYLSDRFRGAVWEEVIIHLPESVTLVSLSATVSNAEEFGDWLDTVRGDTEVIVSEERPVPLWQHVMAGRRIYDLFEEESDHGGRGSARREVNPDLLRMAREENSRSYNPKDRRRGKMVREADRERERRSRNRIWTPGRPEVIARLDNDNLLPAINFIFSRAGCEAAVQQCLYAGLRLNDDTARLRVREIVEERTASIPAEDLHVLGYYEWLEGLERGIAAHHAGMLPTFKEVVEELFVRGLVKAVFATETLALGINMPARTVILEKLVKWNGEQHADITPGEYTQLTGRAGRRGIDVEGHAVVLWQRAMDPVQLAGLAGTRTYPLRSSFKPSYNMAVNLVSQFGRHRSRELLETSFAQFQADRSVVGISRQVQRNEEGLEGYQEGMTCHLGDFEQYAQLRRDLKDRETDLAKQGAAQRRAQAAGSLEKLKPGDIIHVPTGKFAGLALVLDPGVPGGRVNGHRGYEYTEGPRPLVLTAERQVKRLAAIDFPVPVEAVDRMRIPKTFNARSPQSRRDLATALRNKAGHITPERHRHGRAVAADDREIARLRAELRAHPCHGCDEREDHARWAERYHRLKRDTQQLERRIEGRTNTIARTFDRIHALLTELDYLREDEVTVHGKRLARLYGELDLLASECLREGVWEGLSPAELAACVSALVFEARQSDDATPPKVPNGAAKTALGEMVRIWGRLDALEEEHRINQAEGVGQREPDLGFAWAAYQWASDKSLDEVLREAEMPAGDFVRWCKQVIDVLGQIAAAAPASATGGSTVARNARKAVESLLRGVVAYSSVG; encoded by the coding sequence ATGACCGAAGAACTCTCACCCGCCGAGCGGTACGCCGCTGCCCGGATCCGCGCCGCCGAAGAGGCCTCCGCCCTGGCCCCCTTCCGCGAGATGTACGAATTCGACCTGGACCCGTACCAGGTCGAGGCCTGCAAGGCCCTGGAGGCCGGCAAGGGCGTCCTGGTGGCCGCCCCGACGGGCTCGGGCAAGACCATCGTGGGCGAGTTCGCCGTGCACCTCGCCCTCCAGCAGGGCCGCAAGTGCTTCTACACGACGCCCATCAAGGCCCTGTCGAACCAGAAGTACGCCGACCTGGTCAAGCGCTACGGCGCCGCCAAGGTGGGCCTGCTGACCGGCGACAACAGTGTCAACGGCGACGCCCCCGTGGTCGTGATGACCACCGAGGTGCTCCGCAACATGCTCTACGCGGGCTCGCAGGCGCTCGGCGGCCTCGGATACGTGGTGATGGACGAGGTGCACTACCTCTCCGACCGCTTCCGCGGCGCCGTCTGGGAGGAAGTGATCATCCACCTCCCCGAGTCGGTGACCCTCGTCTCGCTGTCCGCGACCGTCTCCAACGCCGAGGAGTTCGGCGACTGGCTCGACACCGTCCGCGGCGACACCGAGGTGATCGTCTCCGAGGAGCGGCCCGTACCGCTGTGGCAGCACGTGATGGCCGGCCGGCGGATCTACGACCTCTTCGAGGAGGAGTCCGACCACGGAGGCCGCGGCTCCGCCCGCCGCGAGGTCAACCCCGACCTGCTGCGCATGGCCCGCGAGGAGAACAGCCGCAGCTACAACCCCAAGGACCGGCGGCGCGGCAAGATGGTCCGCGAGGCCGACCGCGAGCGCGAGCGCCGCTCCCGCAACCGGATCTGGACCCCCGGCCGCCCCGAGGTGATCGCGCGCCTGGACAACGACAACCTGCTGCCCGCGATCAACTTCATCTTCAGCCGGGCCGGCTGCGAGGCCGCCGTCCAGCAGTGCCTGTACGCGGGCCTGCGGCTCAATGACGACACCGCGCGCCTGAGGGTCCGCGAGATCGTCGAGGAGCGCACCGCCTCCATCCCCGCCGAGGACCTGCACGTCCTGGGCTACTACGAGTGGCTCGAAGGCCTGGAGCGGGGCATCGCCGCGCACCACGCGGGCATGCTCCCCACCTTCAAGGAGGTCGTGGAGGAGCTGTTCGTACGCGGCCTCGTGAAGGCCGTCTTCGCCACCGAGACCCTCGCGCTGGGCATCAACATGCCCGCGCGCACGGTCATCCTGGAGAAGCTCGTCAAGTGGAACGGCGAGCAGCACGCCGACATCACCCCCGGCGAGTACACCCAGCTCACCGGCCGGGCCGGGCGCCGCGGCATCGACGTCGAGGGCCACGCGGTGGTGCTGTGGCAGCGGGCCATGGACCCGGTGCAGCTCGCCGGGCTCGCCGGCACCCGCACCTATCCGCTGCGCTCCAGCTTCAAGCCCTCGTACAACATGGCCGTCAACCTGGTCAGCCAGTTCGGGCGGCACCGCTCCCGCGAACTGCTGGAGACCTCCTTCGCGCAGTTCCAGGCGGACCGCTCCGTCGTCGGGATCTCCCGGCAGGTCCAGCGCAACGAGGAGGGCCTGGAGGGCTACCAGGAGGGCATGACCTGCCACCTCGGCGACTTCGAGCAGTACGCGCAGCTGCGCCGCGACCTCAAGGACCGCGAGACCGACCTCGCCAAGCAGGGCGCGGCGCAGCGCCGGGCGCAGGCGGCCGGTTCCCTGGAGAAGCTCAAGCCGGGCGACATCATCCACGTGCCGACCGGCAAGTTCGCCGGGCTCGCGCTGGTCCTGGACCCGGGCGTGCCGGGCGGGCGGGTCAACGGGCACCGGGGGTACGAGTACACCGAGGGCCCGCGCCCGCTGGTGCTCACCGCCGAGCGGCAGGTCAAGCGGCTCGCCGCGATCGACTTCCCGGTCCCGGTCGAGGCCGTCGACCGGATGCGGATCCCCAAGACCTTCAACGCGCGCTCCCCGCAGTCCCGCAGGGACCTGGCGACGGCGCTGCGCAACAAGGCCGGCCACATCACCCCCGAGCGGCACCGGCACGGGCGGGCCGTCGCGGCCGACGACCGCGAGATCGCCCGGCTGCGCGCCGAGCTGCGGGCGCACCCCTGCCACGGCTGCGACGAGCGCGAGGACCACGCCCGCTGGGCGGAGCGCTACCACCGGCTCAAGCGGGACACGCAGCAGCTGGAGCGCCGCATCGAGGGCCGGACGAACACCATCGCCCGCACCTTCGACCGGATCCACGCGCTGCTGACCGAGCTGGACTACCTGCGCGAGGACGAGGTCACCGTGCACGGCAAGCGCCTGGCCCGGCTCTACGGCGAGCTGGACCTGCTGGCCTCGGAGTGCCTGCGCGAGGGCGTCTGGGAGGGGCTCAGCCCCGCGGAACTGGCCGCCTGCGTCTCGGCGTTGGTCTTCGAGGCCCGGCAGTCCGACGACGCGACGCCGCCCAAGGTGCCGAACGGCGCGGCGAAGACGGCGCTGGGCGAGATGGTCCGCATCTGGGGCCGGCTCGACGCGCTGGAGGAGGAGCACCGCATCAACCAGGCGGAGGGCGTGGGCCAGCGCGAGCCGGACCTCGGCTTCGCGTGGGCGGCGTACCAGTGGGCCTCCGACAAGAGCCTGGACGAGGTGCTGCGCGAGGCGGAGATGCCGGCCGGTGACTTCGTGCGCTGGTGCAAGCAGGTCATCGACGTCCTGGGGCAGATCGCCGCGGCCGCTCCGGCCTCCGCCACCGGCGGGAGCACGGTGGCGCGGAACGCGCGCAAGGCCGTCGAATCCCTGTTGCGGGGTGTAGTGGCCTACAGCTCGGTCGGCTAG
- a CDS encoding diacylglycerol kinase — protein MSAEITLFVNPTAGRGRGAHAAQPAASALRAAGFCVRTVVGNDAADALARLRTAVREGTGAVIAVGGDGMVSLALQALAGTLVPLGVVAVGTGNDFARSLGLPVRDPARAGRLAAGALKESRIREIDLGRAGGTWYGTVLCSGFDSRVNDRGNRMRLPLGRFKYDLAIALELAAFKPLPCRITLDDGPVIETEATLVAVGNGTSYGGGMRICADAVPDDGLFDVTVVGDCGRATLLKVFPQVYKGTHLTHPKVTVHRAAKVTLEAPGLTAYADGEPLGPLPVTAECVPGAVRLLT, from the coding sequence GTGAGCGCTGAGATCACCCTCTTCGTCAATCCCACCGCGGGGCGCGGCCGGGGCGCGCACGCCGCGCAGCCGGCCGCTTCCGCGCTCCGGGCGGCCGGCTTCTGCGTACGGACCGTCGTCGGCAACGACGCCGCCGACGCGCTGGCCCGGCTGCGCACCGCCGTCCGCGAGGGCACCGGCGCGGTGATCGCGGTGGGCGGCGACGGAATGGTCTCCCTCGCCCTCCAGGCGCTGGCCGGCACCCTGGTCCCGCTCGGGGTGGTCGCGGTGGGCACCGGCAACGACTTCGCCCGGTCGCTGGGGCTGCCCGTACGCGACCCCGCGCGGGCGGGGCGGCTGGCCGCCGGGGCCCTCAAGGAGAGCCGGATCCGGGAGATCGACCTCGGCCGGGCGGGCGGCACCTGGTACGGGACCGTGCTGTGCTCCGGCTTCGACTCGCGGGTCAACGACCGGGGCAACCGGATGCGGCTGCCGCTGGGCCGCTTCAAGTACGACCTGGCCATCGCCCTCGAGCTGGCCGCCTTCAAGCCCCTCCCGTGCCGGATCACCCTCGACGACGGCCCGGTCATCGAGACGGAGGCCACGCTGGTGGCCGTCGGCAACGGCACCTCCTACGGCGGCGGGATGCGCATCTGCGCGGACGCCGTGCCCGACGACGGGCTCTTCGACGTCACCGTCGTCGGCGACTGCGGGCGCGCCACCCTCCTGAAGGTGTTCCCGCAGGTCTACAAGGGGACGCACCTGACCCACCCCAAGGTCACCGTCCACCGGGCCGCCAAGGTCACCCTCGAGGCACCGGGCCTGACCGCCTACGCGGACGGGGAGCCCCTGGGCCCGCTCCCGGTGACGGCCGAGTGCGTTCCCGGGGCGGTCCGGCTGCTCACTTAA
- a CDS encoding TetR/AcrR family transcriptional regulator, translating to MSGGTGEGPRRVGRPRADQLRPDSGRPPREELLCAAAELFTVRGYAATTTRAVAERAGMRQATMYHYFGGKEELLAELLESTVAPSLALSRRLLGESGRPAARRLWELCRSDVLLLCGGPYNLGALYLLPELRGQRFAQFRRMREELRDSYRVLLAGTRVGAELAGDRAALTLRNDLVFGLIEGVMLIRRSDPARPVAAFAEAAADAALRIAGITPPGPPGPLPIPAGPATPGG from the coding sequence ATGAGTGGGGGAACGGGCGAGGGTCCGAGACGGGTCGGTCGGCCGCGCGCCGATCAGCTGAGACCGGACAGCGGCCGGCCGCCGCGCGAGGAACTCCTCTGCGCGGCGGCCGAACTGTTCACGGTCCGGGGGTACGCGGCCACCACCACACGGGCGGTGGCCGAACGGGCCGGAATGCGCCAGGCCACGATGTACCACTACTTCGGCGGCAAGGAGGAACTCCTCGCCGAGCTGCTGGAGTCCACGGTCGCGCCCTCGCTGGCGCTGTCCCGCAGGCTGCTCGGCGAGAGCGGCCGGCCCGCCGCGCGCCGGCTGTGGGAACTGTGCCGCTCGGACGTGCTGCTGCTGTGCGGGGGGCCGTACAACCTGGGCGCCCTCTACCTGCTGCCCGAGCTGCGGGGGCAGCGGTTCGCGCAGTTCCGGCGGATGCGCGAGGAACTGCGCGACAGCTACCGGGTGTTGCTCGCCGGCACCCGCGTCGGCGCCGAACTGGCGGGGGACCGGGCCGCGCTGACCCTGCGCAACGACCTGGTCTTCGGCCTGATCGAGGGCGTCATGCTGATCCGCCGCTCCGATCCGGCGCGCCCGGTCGCGGCCTTCGCGGAGGCCGCCGCCGACGCCGCCCTGCGGATCGCGGGGATCACCCCGCCGGGACCGCCGGGCCCGCTTCCCATCCCGGCAGGTCCTGCCACGCCCGGAGGGTGA
- a CDS encoding pseudouridine synthase: protein MTRRSHIPPAPLPQQAGIDPVRMRLPPDPEGRWARLGDYLTERYAGTRGSESMARLLADGRVLGPGGRVLRPQDPYEPGGWLWFHRDMPPEPAVPFPIGVVYRDRHLLVVDKPHFLATTPRGSHVTQTALARLRRELDLPALSPAHRLDRMTAGLVMFSIRPEDRGAYQLLFQERRVRKEYEALAPHDPSVELPRLVRSHIEKTRGVMAAVEVPGAEPNAESLVELTGTRGGLGRYRLTPHTGRTHQLRVHMNSLGLPILGDPVYPVVAAAADPADYRRPLQLLARTLSFTDPVTGLAHRLETGLTLRAWQDLPGWEAGPAVPAG from the coding sequence ATGACCCGCAGATCCCACATCCCGCCCGCGCCCCTCCCCCAGCAGGCCGGTATCGACCCGGTCCGGATGCGCCTGCCCCCCGACCCCGAGGGCAGGTGGGCCCGGCTCGGCGACTACCTGACCGAGCGGTACGCCGGCACGCGCGGCTCCGAGTCCATGGCCCGGCTGCTCGCGGACGGCCGGGTGCTCGGCCCGGGCGGGCGGGTGCTGCGCCCGCAGGACCCGTACGAGCCCGGCGGCTGGCTCTGGTTCCACCGGGACATGCCGCCCGAGCCGGCCGTGCCCTTCCCGATCGGCGTGGTCTACCGCGACCGGCACCTCCTGGTGGTGGACAAGCCGCACTTCCTGGCGACCACCCCGCGCGGCAGCCACGTCACCCAGACCGCCCTGGCGCGGCTGCGCCGGGAGCTGGACCTGCCGGCCCTGAGCCCGGCGCACCGGCTGGACCGGATGACGGCCGGACTGGTCATGTTCAGCATCCGCCCCGAGGACCGCGGCGCCTACCAGCTGCTGTTCCAGGAGCGGCGGGTCCGCAAGGAGTACGAGGCCCTCGCGCCCCACGACCCGTCGGTCGAGCTGCCCCGCCTGGTCCGCAGCCACATCGAGAAGACCCGCGGGGTGATGGCGGCCGTCGAGGTCCCCGGCGCCGAGCCCAACGCCGAGAGCCTGGTCGAGCTGACCGGGACCCGGGGCGGGCTGGGCCGCTACCGGCTCACCCCGCACACCGGGCGCACCCACCAGCTGCGGGTGCACATGAACAGCCTGGGGCTGCCCATCCTCGGCGATCCGGTCTACCCGGTGGTGGCCGCGGCGGCCGACCCGGCGGACTACCGGCGCCCCCTCCAGCTGCTGGCCAGGACCCTGTCCTTCACCGACCCGGTCACCGGACTGGCCCACCGCCTGGAGACCGGACTCACCCTCCGGGCGTGGCAGGACCTGCCGGGATGGGAAGCGGGCCCGGCGGTCCCGGCGGGGTGA
- the tatA gene encoding Sec-independent protein translocase subunit TatA encodes MIGNLKPLEILLIIAVIVLLFGAKKLPEMARSLGKSARILKSEAKAMKKDGEAEDTTTAAPAADQAAQQPVAPRTIQAAPGDVTSARPVNEPNRTTQG; translated from the coding sequence ATGATCGGCAATCTGAAGCCCCTTGAGATCCTTCTGATCATCGCTGTCATCGTGCTGCTGTTCGGCGCCAAGAAGCTCCCCGAGATGGCCCGCTCGCTCGGCAAGTCGGCCCGGATCCTCAAGAGCGAGGCCAAGGCCATGAAGAAGGACGGCGAGGCGGAGGACACCACCACTGCCGCCCCGGCCGCCGACCAGGCCGCGCAGCAGCCCGTGGCCCCGCGCACCATCCAGGCCGCGCCCGGTGACGTCACCAGCGCCCGGCCGGTCAACGAGCCGAACCGCACCACCCAGGGCTGA
- a CDS encoding FKBP-type peptidyl-prolyl cis-trans isomerase encodes MRRRLAAALIVPALMLTAACGGGDDSKKDASASASPSADAAKTEVPKAVASADPMPTVAGEAGKKAEITVPKGEPSGKFVVNTLKEGTGPEIKKDDLVVTKYTGKVWKSGKELSGSYDKDGQPLVVPAGSPTILPLFSESVLGKKVGSRVLVVAPPAAAFGEQGQPQLGVGPKDNLVFVLDVDSILPKKAEGTQAPIPSDLPQVKADKDEAATITVPKNDPPKELVDKVLIEGKGAEVKSGQTVYMQYSGAAWAPNQGKDAAKLFDTSWKTGAPFSTVIGQGQVIEGWDKGLVGKKVGSRVLLVIPPEQAYKDQAKGEDLPANSTLVFVVDIVGAV; translated from the coding sequence GTGCGACGCCGACTTGCTGCCGCGCTCATCGTGCCGGCTCTGATGCTCACCGCGGCCTGCGGAGGGGGCGACGACTCCAAGAAGGACGCCTCTGCCTCGGCGTCTCCGTCGGCCGATGCCGCGAAGACCGAGGTTCCGAAGGCGGTGGCGTCGGCGGACCCGATGCCGACGGTCGCCGGTGAGGCCGGGAAGAAGGCGGAGATCACCGTCCCCAAGGGCGAGCCGAGCGGCAAGTTCGTGGTGAACACCCTCAAGGAGGGCACCGGGCCGGAGATCAAGAAGGACGATCTCGTGGTCACCAAGTACACGGGCAAGGTCTGGAAGAGCGGCAAGGAGCTGAGCGGCTCCTACGACAAGGACGGCCAGCCGCTGGTCGTCCCGGCCGGTTCGCCGACGATCCTGCCGCTGTTCAGCGAGTCGGTGCTGGGCAAGAAGGTCGGCAGCCGCGTGCTGGTCGTCGCCCCGCCGGCGGCGGCCTTCGGTGAGCAGGGCCAGCCGCAGCTGGGTGTCGGCCCGAAGGACAACCTGGTGTTCGTCCTGGACGTGGACTCGATCCTGCCGAAGAAGGCCGAGGGCACGCAGGCGCCGATCCCCTCCGACCTGCCGCAGGTGAAGGCGGACAAGGACGAGGCCGCCACGATCACGGTCCCGAAGAACGACCCTCCGAAGGAGCTGGTCGACAAGGTCCTGATCGAGGGCAAGGGCGCGGAGGTCAAGTCCGGCCAGACCGTGTACATGCAGTACAGCGGTGCGGCGTGGGCGCCGAACCAGGGCAAGGACGCGGCCAAGCTCTTCGACACCTCGTGGAAGACGGGCGCCCCGTTCTCGACCGTGATCGGCCAGGGCCAGGTCATCGAGGGCTGGGACAAGGGCCTGGTGGGCAAGAAGGTCGGCAGCCGTGTCCTGCTGGTGATCCCGCCGGAGCAGGCGTACAAGGATCAGGCCAAGGGTGAGGACCTGCCGGCCAACTCCACCCTCGTCTTCGTCGTGGACATCGTCGGAGCAGTGTAA
- a CDS encoding YafY family protein — protein MAIAKAERLMNLALCLLGTRRPLSKRELRGSIEAYLEAGNDESFNRMFERDKDDLRELGLVIETVENLEGETGYLARRDSNRLPPVSLDAEEAAALGLAAKVWQQARLAGAASGALQKLRAGGMPEAGDPYEGQHSAIEPRIPVHEAAFEPLMLACRDRRPVVFEYRKSNAARPEPRQVEPWALECWRGHWYLAGYDRDRGAERVFRLSRITGKVRSRAGKYTAEVPDVVTVRETVAAWAGEGAQRSALIRLRAGAGYPLRAKATAVREGGDGWDELEIPYGHGLDAWLVEFGPDVVVVEPADLRADVVDRLRAVAKG, from the coding sequence ATGGCGATTGCCAAGGCCGAGCGGCTGATGAATCTGGCGCTGTGTCTGCTGGGGACGCGTCGTCCCCTCAGCAAGCGCGAGCTGCGCGGTTCCATCGAGGCCTATCTCGAAGCCGGGAACGACGAGTCCTTCAACCGGATGTTCGAGCGGGACAAGGACGATCTGCGGGAACTCGGTCTGGTGATCGAGACCGTGGAGAACCTGGAGGGCGAGACGGGCTACCTGGCCCGCCGCGACAGCAACCGGCTGCCGCCCGTCTCCCTCGACGCGGAGGAGGCCGCGGCCCTGGGGCTCGCGGCGAAGGTGTGGCAGCAGGCCCGCCTGGCGGGCGCGGCCAGCGGCGCGCTGCAGAAGCTGCGCGCCGGCGGAATGCCGGAGGCCGGTGATCCGTACGAGGGCCAGCACAGCGCCATCGAGCCGCGGATCCCGGTCCACGAGGCGGCGTTCGAGCCGCTGATGCTGGCCTGCCGCGACCGGCGGCCGGTGGTCTTCGAGTACCGCAAGTCCAACGCGGCGCGGCCCGAGCCGCGCCAGGTGGAGCCGTGGGCCCTGGAGTGCTGGCGCGGCCACTGGTACCTGGCCGGCTACGACCGCGACCGCGGGGCGGAGCGGGTGTTCCGGCTCTCCCGGATCACCGGCAAGGTCCGCTCGCGGGCCGGGAAGTACACCGCCGAGGTGCCGGACGTGGTGACCGTACGGGAGACCGTGGCGGCCTGGGCCGGAGAGGGCGCCCAGCGCTCCGCGCTGATCCGGCTGCGCGCCGGGGCGGGATACCCGCTGCGGGCCAAGGCCACCGCGGTCCGAGAGGGCGGCGACGGCTGGGACGAGCTGGAGATCCCCTACGGGCACGGGCTGGACGCCTGGCTCGTGGAGTTCGGCCCGGACGTCGTGGTGGTGGAGCCGGCGGACCTGCGGGCCGATGTGGTGGACCGGCTGCGCGCCGTCGCCAAGGGCTGA
- the tatC gene encoding twin-arginine translocase subunit TatC: MLKSARKQGKRDQQAKDAEGRMPLVEHLRELRNRLLKSVVAIVVITVVAAYFYRPIIDFLLEPMLSSVGCTSGATHQRNGAPCAEMTTNGLTAPFSIALKVGLSAGIVLSAPVWLYQLWAFAAPGLHRNEKKYALSFVAVGAPLFLAGAVLAYKILPQTAEILLGFTPDHVKNLLPVDDYLDLVTRMVVVFGLAFELPLMLVLLNFTGVLTAKRLGSWWRAMVLGITVFSAFATPTGDPLTMLTLAAPIVALYFIALGICILNDRRRRRSNPDAGLDDDEASELDLTPATIGATEAAAPAPSALPEQADGGRRQINGYDDAT; the protein is encoded by the coding sequence TTGCTCAAGTCTGCCCGCAAGCAGGGAAAAAGAGACCAGCAGGCGAAGGACGCCGAAGGGCGCATGCCGCTCGTCGAACACCTGCGTGAGCTGAGGAACCGGCTGCTCAAGTCGGTCGTGGCGATCGTCGTGATCACCGTCGTCGCGGCCTACTTCTACCGGCCGATCATCGACTTCCTGCTGGAGCCGATGCTGTCCTCCGTCGGGTGCACCAGCGGGGCGACGCACCAGCGCAACGGTGCCCCCTGCGCCGAGATGACGACCAACGGCCTGACCGCGCCCTTCTCCATCGCGCTGAAGGTCGGCCTCTCCGCCGGCATCGTGCTCTCCGCCCCGGTCTGGCTGTACCAGCTGTGGGCCTTCGCCGCCCCCGGCCTGCACCGCAACGAGAAGAAGTACGCGCTGAGCTTCGTCGCGGTCGGCGCGCCGCTGTTCCTGGCCGGCGCGGTCCTCGCGTACAAGATCCTTCCGCAGACCGCGGAGATCCTCCTCGGCTTCACCCCCGACCACGTCAAGAACCTGCTCCCGGTCGACGACTACCTCGACCTGGTGACGCGCATGGTCGTGGTCTTCGGCCTCGCCTTCGAGCTGCCGCTGATGCTGGTGCTGCTGAACTTCACCGGGGTCCTCACCGCCAAGCGCCTGGGCAGCTGGTGGCGCGCCATGGTGCTGGGCATCACGGTCTTCTCGGCCTTCGCCACGCCCACCGGCGACCCGCTCACCATGCTGACGCTGGCCGCCCCGATCGTGGCGCTGTACTTCATCGCCCTCGGGATCTGCATCCTCAACGACCGGCGCCGCCGCCGCTCCAACCCGGACGCCGGCCTCGACGACGACGAGGCCTCGGAGCTGGACCTGACCCCGGCGACGATCGGTGCGACGGAAGCGGCGGCCCCGGCCCCCTCCGCACTGCCCGAGCAGGCCGACGGCGGACGCCGCCAGATCAACGGTTACGACGACGCCACCTGA
- a CDS encoding YafY family protein, with amino-acid sequence MAANAIDQTRRMLSLVTYLRERPGAHVADVARAFGITEDELISDLDVLPMCGTSFRGGDLLDIDTDGDRIWWHNADASGESTAEPLRLAADEATALLVAARAVATLPGLRESDRDALLRATAKLEAAAGEVAGASSRLSVTFESEGGVFADVDRAIAERRRLWLRYYSPARDELTERTVDPIRLFAVGHTYMEGWCHLSEARRTFRLDRVAEIRLLDERAEPPAIEPRDLSEGLVQPAAEDPEVVVEVGPGGRWVAEYYPHDSAEEQPDGGLRITLRSPDPASLRRLALRLGRDGRIVSPPELADSARKAAGEALAGYGEQV; translated from the coding sequence ATGGCCGCCAACGCCATCGACCAGACCCGCCGGATGCTGTCCCTGGTGACCTACCTGCGGGAGCGCCCCGGCGCCCACGTAGCGGACGTAGCCCGGGCCTTCGGGATCACCGAGGACGAGCTGATCTCGGACCTCGACGTGCTGCCCATGTGCGGGACGAGCTTCCGCGGCGGGGACCTGCTCGACATCGACACCGACGGGGACCGCATCTGGTGGCACAACGCCGACGCCTCGGGGGAGTCCACCGCCGAGCCGCTGCGGCTGGCAGCCGACGAGGCCACCGCGCTGCTGGTCGCCGCCCGCGCCGTGGCGACCCTGCCGGGGCTGCGCGAGAGCGACCGGGACGCGCTCCTGCGGGCCACCGCCAAGCTGGAGGCCGCCGCGGGCGAGGTCGCCGGGGCCAGCTCCCGGCTGTCGGTGACCTTCGAGTCCGAGGGCGGGGTGTTCGCGGACGTCGACCGGGCCATCGCCGAACGGCGTCGGCTGTGGCTGCGCTACTACTCGCCCGCGCGCGACGAGCTGACCGAGCGCACCGTCGACCCGATCCGGCTCTTCGCGGTCGGGCACACGTACATGGAGGGGTGGTGCCACCTCTCGGAGGCCCGGCGCACCTTCCGGCTCGACCGGGTCGCCGAGATCCGGCTGCTCGACGAGCGGGCCGAGCCGCCGGCGATCGAGCCCCGGGACCTGTCCGAGGGTCTCGTGCAGCCGGCCGCCGAGGACCCGGAGGTGGTGGTCGAGGTGGGCCCCGGCGGGCGCTGGGTCGCCGAGTACTACCCGCACGACAGCGCCGAGGAGCAGCCCGACGGCGGGCTGCGGATCACGCTGCGCAGCCCCGACCCGGCCTCGCTGCGCCGCCTGGCGCTGCGGCTGGGCCGCGACGGGCGGATCGTGTCGCCGCCGGAACTGGCGGACAGCGCCCGGAAGGCGGCTGGAGAAGCACTCGCGGGGTACGGGGAACAGGTCTAG
- a CDS encoding FKBP-type peptidyl-prolyl cis-trans isomerase, whose product MSSKLEKPEIDFPEGPVPTDLVIEDIWEGDGAEATAGNKVSVHYVGVAFSSGEEFDASWNRGAPLQFILGIGQVIPGWDKGVQGMKVGGRRKLTIPAHLAYGDRGAGDAIKPGETLIFVCDLMGV is encoded by the coding sequence GTGAGCAGCAAGCTCGAGAAGCCCGAGATCGACTTCCCCGAGGGCCCGGTCCCGACCGACCTGGTCATCGAGGACATCTGGGAGGGCGATGGCGCCGAGGCCACGGCCGGCAACAAGGTCTCCGTCCACTACGTGGGTGTGGCCTTCTCCTCCGGCGAGGAGTTCGACGCCTCCTGGAACCGCGGCGCCCCGCTGCAGTTCATCCTGGGCATCGGCCAGGTCATCCCCGGCTGGGACAAGGGTGTCCAGGGCATGAAGGTCGGCGGCCGTCGCAAGCTGACGATCCCCGCCCACCTCGCCTACGGCGACCGGGGTGCCGGCGACGCCATCAAGCCGGGCGAGACGCTGATCTTCGTCTGTGACCTGATGGGCGTCTGA